The Takifugu flavidus isolate HTHZ2018 chromosome 21, ASM371156v2, whole genome shotgun sequence genome has a window encoding:
- the matcap2 gene encoding LOW QUALITY PROTEIN: putative tyrosine carboxypeptidase MATCAP2 (The sequence of the model RefSeq protein was modified relative to this genomic sequence to represent the inferred CDS: inserted 2 bases in 1 codon), whose product MLESIKVTERLHWPKVEMSKKYILNSADKTLSPSQVYLEKLSSGVFRDLFSSGSCGYNNLLHREEAKKSPKQSPFKXAETKVKCGATFGKRKAPSMAPKKVRLTEGVSKPAQTNHIFSGSSCTLPKPASYLAVVGNTVEITSPSLPKLRETCNSGSSRTKVPSTHRAAITRELDGTKKLCILSAVKPTNVESEKVKFFKSGFSYNPQFEYSNPVSSLVLARHSNASDRFLTQAVHIMELVLQRYGSFEVFQQVTGGSLLTKSRIWHNVKKYMEKEGCLGEIVVQVTDDLLSRASMTVVNSRPTLTINTSTAREHWLEGMLRHEIGTHYFRGINNCQQPWSRSEGRKKHSLKPLNPTEEGLASIHSVLLRKDPSLWRAALLYYTVYQASHMSFTQLFNDLGRFVQDPNTRWDYCVRAKRGQSDTAQPGCFSKDQVYLDGILKILRYRDKINFPLLMALGKVSYEDVERLKPLAHMENVRIPHFMQDQARYSQQLAKIMAVNQLTDEELRSII is encoded by the exons ATGCTGGAGTCCATTAAGGTGACAG AACGACTCCACTGGCCCAAGGTAGAAATGTCCAAAAAGTACATCTTAAACTCAGCTGATAAGACCCTGAGCCCCAGCCAGGTGTACCTGGAGAAACTttcctctggggtcttcagggaTCTCTTCAGCTCTGGATCATGTGGCTACAACAATCTGCTGCACCGAGAGGAGGCAAAGAAGAGTCCCAAGCAGTCCCCGTTTAA AGCCGaaacaaaagtcaaatgtgGGGCCACGTTCGGTAAAAGAAAAGCTCCCAGCATGGCGCCCAAAAAGGTCCGTTTGACAGAGGGTGTCAGTAAACCTGCACAGACGAATCACATCTtctctggcagcagctgcacgcTCCCTAAACCAGCCTCCTACCTGGCTGTCGTGGGCAACACTGTGGAAATCACCTCGCCCAGCCTTCCGAAGCTCAGGGAAACGTGCAACAGCGGTTCCTCTCGCACCAAAGTGCCGtccacacacagagcagccatCACACGGGAGCTGGACGGCACCAAGAAGCTGTGCATCCTCTCGGCCGTCAAACCGACTAACGTGGAGAGCGAAAAGGTCAAATTCTTCAAATCAGGCTTCAGCTACAACCCACAGTTTGAGTACAGCAACCCCGTCTCCTCGCTGGTCCTGGCACGCCATAGCAACGCCTCCGATCGCTTTCTGACCCAG GCGGTGCACATCATGGAGCTGGTCCTGCAGCGCTACGGCAGCTTTGAGGTCTTCCAGCAGGTGACGGGAGGCAGCCTCCTCACCAAGAGCCGCATCTGGCACAACGTGAAGAAATACATGGAGAAGGAGGGCTGTTTGGGGGAG ATCGTCGTACAGGTGACCGACGACCTCCTCTCTCGAGCCTCCATGACGGTGGTGAACAGCAGGCCCACACTAACCATCAACACCTCCACGGCCCGGGAACACTGGCTGGAGGGCATGTTGAGACACGAGATCG GGACCCATTATTTCCGGGGCATTAACAACTGTCAGCAGCCGTGGAGCAGGAGCGAGGGCAGGAAGAAGCACAGCCTGAAGCCTCTGAATCCCACGGAGGAGGGGCTGGCCAGCATCCACAGCGTCCTCCTCAGGAAAGACCCCAGTCTGTGGCGCGCTGCTCTGCTCTACTACACCGTCTACCAGGCCAGCCACATGTCCTTCACCCAGCTCTTCAACGACCTGGGCCGCTTCGTCCAGGATCCCAACACCCGCTGGGACTACTGTGTCCGAGCCAAGAGAGGCCAGAGCGACACGGCGCAGCCAG GTTGCTTCAGTAAAGACCAGGTCTACCTGGACGGAATCCTGAAGATCCTAAGATACAGAGACAAGATCAACTTCCCTCTGCTGATGGCTCTGGGAAAG GTCTCCTATGAAGATGTGGAACGGCTCAAACCTCTGGCTCACATGGAGAACGTCCGCATCCCCCACTTCATGCAGGACCAGGCCAGATACTCCCAGCAGCTGGCAAAGATCATGGCGGTCAACCAGCTGACGGACGAGGAGCTGAGGAGCATcatctga
- the eepd1 gene encoding endonuclease/exonuclease/phosphatase family domain-containing protein 1, giving the protein MGGSLGCHRSIPKDPTDFSCGKRKFSAACNFGHILVNQERLNINTATEEELMTLPGVNRAVAQNIVEYRDCIGGFKKVEDLALVSGIGATKLEVIKLEICVSSRTSSSQHSPSSLRKELDHHPCTGMNVNTATPAQLMSIRGITEKIAKNIVAYRVEHGPFRSIEDLVKVNHINGSLLDKIRFQVFVERSRAPSTNTNGGLTCTTKSHPSPTSFSIKSDDLDLPPGGPTQIISVRPIVEPPACLRDGKPVVRLGTWSLQGCSCDKANNPGVKEVVCMTLLENDIKLLAVQDLLEREALDKFCAELNQGTLSSVRKWKQPRGLWKCVVSDRPTGHSSKGAGYTGFLWDSLSGVDLRDAAVVEPPVVNGNGNSSSPRLYLAHFSIGSLELAVVNVHTQSAAAPESNSRNNEERHHLCHSIQETLKGEKELVVLGDFGCSPQSSELDVLRKEKFCPLVPPTQFTNISTRSPQGSRCLDNIWLSRSIRKVFSGHCMVVREGLTNPWIPDNWSWGGVASDHCPVVAELYADVSCKELNRPGVAVVDRGDITPKHER; this is encoded by the exons ATGGGTGGGAGTCTGGGCTGCCACCGCTCCATCCCCAAGGACCCCACCGACTTCAGCTGCGGCAAGCGCAAGTTCAGCGCCGCCTGCAACTTCGGGCACATCCTGGTGAACCAGGAGCGGCTGAACATCAACACGGCCACCGAGGAGGAGCTCATGACGCTGCCGGGAGTCAACAGAGCTGTTGCGCAGAACATCGTGGAGTACCGGGACTGTATCGGGGGGTTCAAAAAGGTCGAGGACCTGGCTTTGGTGAGCGGGATCGGGGCCACCAAACTGGAGGTGATTAAACTGGAAATTTGCGTGTCCAGCAGGACCAGCTCGTCCCAGCACTCCCCGTCGTCGCTGCGTAAAGAGCTGGATCACCACCCGTGCACGGGCATGAACGTCAACACGGCCACCCCTGCGCAGCTCATGAGCATCAGGGGCATCACCGAGAAGATCGCCAAGAACATTGTGGCGTACCGCGTGGAGCACGGCCCGTTCCGGAGCATCGAGGACCTGGTGAAGGTGAACCACATCAACGGCTCGCTGCTCGACAAAATCCGCTTCCAGGTTTTCGTGGAGCGCTCCAGGGCGCCGTCCACCAACACCAACGGAGGGCTGACCTGCACCACCAAGTCCCACCCGAGTCCCACCTCATTCAGCATCAAGAGCGACGACCTGGACCTTCCGCCCGGAGGTCCGACCCAGATCATCTCTGTGCGGCCCATCGTGGAGCCCCCGGCCTGCCTGCGGGACGGGAAGCCCGTGGTGCGCCTGGGAACCTGGAGCCTGCAGGGCTGCTCCTGTGACAAGGCCAACAACCCGGGGGTGAAGGAGGTGGTGTGCATGACCCTGCTGGAGAACGA caTCAAATTACTGGCTGTTCAGGACCTGCTGGAGCGGGAGGCTCTGGACAAG TTCTGCGCAGAGTTGAATCAAGGGACGTTGTCCAGCGTGCGGAAATGGAAGCAGCCCCGGGGGCTGTGGAAATGTGTGGTGTCCGACAGACCCACCGGACACTCCAGCAAG GGAGCTGGCTACACTGGTTTTCTGTGGGACAGCTTGTCTGGCGTGGACCTAAGGGACGCGGCGGTTGTGGAGCCTCCAGTTGTCAATGGCAACGGCAACAGTTCCTCTCCTCGTCTATATCTGGCTCACTTTTCA ATCGGATCTCTGGAGCTCGCCGTGGTCAACGTTCACACGCAGTCTGCAGCCGCACCAGAGTCCAACAGCAGGAACAACGAGGAGCGTCACCATCTCTGCCACAGCATCCAGGAAACACTCAAAG GTGAGAAGGAGCTGGTCGTACTGGGAGACTTTGGATGCTCTCCTCAAAGTTCCGAGCTGGATGTTTTGAGGAAGGAGAAGTTCTGTCCGCTGGTGCCGCCCACGCAGTTCACCAACATCAGCACGCGCTCACCTCAGGGCAGCCGCTGTCTAGACAACATCTGGCTGAGCCGCTCCATCAGGAAGGTCTTCTCCG GCCACTGCATGGTTGTGAGGGAGGGCCTGACCAACCCTTGGATCCCAGACAACTGGTCATGGGGCGGCGTGGCGTCGGACCACTGCCCCGTGGTGGCGGAGCTTTACGCAGACGTGTCCTGTAAGGAGCTGAACAGGCCTGGCGTGGCGGtggtggacagaggagacatTACTCCAAAACACGAGCGGTGA